Proteins encoded by one window of Nisaea sediminum:
- a CDS encoding amidase — translation MTSEKRTTAPLWQWSAVELSGAIRDRRVSATDAVASAVGRIKAENGHINAIVVDQTEAALEQAAAYDEILRKDGPIGPLHGVPVAIKINVDQEGTANSNGVTAFKDVIAPGDAPVVSNLKKAGAIIVGRSNTPEFSFRATTVNELHGRTYNPWDDNHSAGGSSGGASAAVAAGFCPIAHGNDIGGSLRFPAYQTGAVTVKPGQGRVPAYNPSGKEERSLLAQLMSVQGIIAREVRDVRLATRVLMQPDPRDPLQVPVPFDGPPVDQPIKVAFCRETNGYNIHPAIVSALEGAAAELEKAGYVIEEAAPPMIREAAAETLPALYADCEIFLGEAIKKYGSADIQKVFGYYFENYPPTDAVGLLKAMSRRTRYLRAWNLFLEEYPLVLTPFMMRPGFTWNEDADSSAGTRDIFDSSVYSWMINFLGLPASIAPAGYHEGLPLSVQIIGRRFREDLTLDAAEALERANGIQIHELWRRKGLR, via the coding sequence ATGACCAGCGAAAAACGCACCACCGCTCCGCTTTGGCAATGGAGCGCCGTCGAGCTATCCGGCGCCATCCGCGACCGCCGGGTCAGCGCCACCGACGCCGTCGCCTCCGCCGTCGGACGAATCAAGGCGGAGAACGGCCATATCAACGCCATCGTGGTGGATCAGACGGAGGCGGCGCTGGAACAGGCCGCCGCCTATGACGAGATTCTGCGAAAGGACGGGCCGATCGGTCCGCTGCACGGGGTTCCGGTCGCAATCAAGATCAATGTCGACCAGGAAGGTACCGCGAACAGCAACGGCGTGACCGCCTTCAAGGATGTGATCGCGCCGGGCGACGCGCCGGTCGTCAGCAATCTTAAGAAAGCGGGCGCGATCATCGTCGGCCGCAGCAACACGCCTGAATTCTCCTTCCGCGCCACGACCGTGAACGAGCTGCATGGCCGGACCTACAATCCGTGGGACGACAATCACTCGGCGGGCGGCTCCTCGGGCGGCGCCTCGGCCGCCGTCGCGGCCGGTTTCTGCCCGATCGCGCATGGCAACGACATCGGCGGCTCGCTCCGCTTCCCTGCCTACCAGACCGGCGCCGTGACGGTGAAGCCGGGCCAGGGCCGGGTGCCGGCCTACAATCCCTCGGGCAAGGAGGAACGCTCGCTGCTGGCGCAGCTCATGTCCGTGCAGGGCATCATCGCCCGCGAGGTGCGGGATGTCCGGCTCGCGACCCGCGTGCTGATGCAGCCGGACCCGCGCGATCCGCTGCAGGTGCCGGTCCCGTTCGACGGCCCGCCGGTCGACCAGCCGATCAAGGTCGCCTTCTGCCGCGAGACCAACGGGTACAACATCCATCCGGCGATCGTGTCGGCTCTGGAAGGCGCCGCGGCGGAGCTGGAGAAGGCCGGGTACGTCATCGAGGAGGCGGCACCGCCGATGATCCGCGAGGCGGCGGCGGAGACCCTGCCGGCACTCTATGCAGATTGCGAGATCTTCCTCGGCGAGGCGATCAAGAAATACGGCAGCGCCGATATCCAGAAGGTCTTCGGCTATTATTTCGAGAACTATCCGCCGACCGATGCGGTCGGCCTCCTGAAGGCGATGTCCCGGCGGACGCGCTATCTCCGGGCTTGGAACCTCTTCCTGGAGGAATATCCGCTGGTCCTGACGCCCTTCATGATGCGGCCGGGCTTCACCTGGAACGAGGATGCGGACAGTTCCGCCGGAACCCGCGATATCTTCGACTCGTCGGTCTACAGCTGGATGATCAACTTCCTCGGCCTGCCTGCCTCCATCGCGCCGGCGGGCTATCACGAGGGGCTGCCGCTCTCGGTGCAGATCATCGGCCGCCGCTTCCGCGAGGACCTGACGCTGGATGCCGCCGAGGCCCTGGAACGGGCGAACGGGATCCAGATCCACGAGCTCTGGCGCCGCAAGGGCCTGCGCTGA
- a CDS encoding flotillin family protein, with protein MGSMIDSLISTATPILAGIVVVLAFGIMFTQFYRRASPERAFVRTGLKGAKAFISGGGLVLPIIHEIRYVNLRTLKLLVDRRGGDAMITNDNRRADVQAEFYVRVSPTDDAVRTAARTLGERTLEPERLKELIEGKFIDGLRSVAATMSLQQLHEKRTDFVKEVQNTVAADLEQNGLELESVSLTYLDQTDITFLDPNNTFDAKGLTLLTKETEEKKRERNQIEEMTRVDIASRKADADKQEFTINQDRAEAEAAAKAQIARKQSEADATEAEAKAEAERRSQEASVMANRKIKAAEIASQQEIEAAEIAKKREIDIAEQEAQITLAEKSKAVSQAEAEAQIARAEQVKAEEAVITERQRAEATRVKEIAVIKATEEAEVQATGVRVSAQAEKDASVDLADAIRIETDAKAGQIERLGQAEKSRLLSEAEGREAQIRAENQLSSQIIEYRLREETIRVLPVIMAEAVKPAEKISNISIVDMNGLGVGGSGGEAVAAGGGLPDQVLGAVLRHRAFAPFVDHMLKESGLSVVGPDGSPLGLQEFLEKSATAVAEKPGDAPVPAMQPAALDTSGTAEAAPE; from the coding sequence ATGGGAAGCATGATCGACTCCCTCATCAGCACTGCAACGCCAATCTTGGCCGGCATCGTCGTCGTCCTCGCCTTTGGCATCATGTTCACGCAATTTTACCGGCGCGCTTCCCCGGAACGGGCGTTCGTCCGCACCGGACTGAAAGGCGCCAAGGCGTTCATTTCCGGCGGCGGCCTGGTCCTGCCGATCATTCATGAAATCCGTTACGTCAATCTCCGCACTCTGAAGCTGCTGGTCGACCGGCGCGGCGGCGATGCGATGATCACCAACGACAACCGGCGCGCCGACGTGCAGGCCGAGTTCTATGTCCGCGTCAGCCCGACCGACGATGCCGTGCGCACCGCCGCCCGGACGCTGGGCGAGCGCACGCTCGAGCCGGAACGGCTGAAGGAGCTGATCGAGGGCAAGTTCATCGACGGCCTCCGTTCCGTCGCCGCCACCATGTCCCTGCAGCAGCTGCACGAGAAGCGGACCGATTTCGTCAAGGAGGTGCAGAACACCGTCGCGGCCGACCTCGAGCAGAACGGCCTCGAGCTGGAGAGTGTGTCCCTCACCTATCTCGACCAGACCGACATCACCTTCCTTGATCCGAACAACACCTTCGACGCCAAGGGCCTGACGCTCCTGACAAAAGAAACCGAGGAGAAGAAGCGCGAACGCAACCAGATCGAGGAAATGACGCGCGTCGATATCGCCAGCCGCAAGGCCGATGCCGACAAGCAGGAATTCACCATCAACCAGGACAGGGCCGAGGCCGAGGCCGCGGCTAAGGCGCAGATCGCGCGCAAGCAGTCCGAGGCCGACGCGACCGAAGCCGAGGCCAAGGCCGAAGCCGAGCGCCGCTCCCAGGAAGCCTCGGTGATGGCGAACCGGAAGATCAAGGCGGCGGAGATCGCCAGCCAGCAGGAAATCGAGGCGGCGGAAATCGCCAAGAAGCGCGAGATCGATATCGCCGAGCAAGAGGCGCAGATCACGCTGGCGGAAAAATCCAAGGCCGTGAGCCAGGCGGAAGCCGAAGCACAGATCGCGCGCGCCGAACAGGTGAAGGCCGAGGAAGCGGTGATCACCGAGCGGCAACGCGCCGAAGCCACCCGCGTCAAGGAGATCGCGGTCATCAAAGCGACCGAGGAAGCCGAGGTCCAGGCCACCGGCGTTCGCGTCTCCGCTCAAGCGGAGAAAGACGCCTCCGTCGACCTCGCCGATGCGATCCGGATCGAGACCGATGCGAAGGCCGGGCAGATCGAGCGCCTCGGTCAGGCCGAGAAGAGCCGCCTCTTGTCGGAGGCGGAAGGCCGCGAAGCCCAGATCCGGGCGGAAAACCAGCTTTCCTCGCAGATCATCGAATACCGTCTGCGCGAGGAAACCATCCGTGTCCTACCGGTCATCATGGCGGAAGCGGTCAAGCCGGCGGAGAAGATCTCCAACATCTCGATCGTCGACATGAACGGTCTTGGTGTCGGCGGCTCGGGCGGCGAGGCCGTCGCGGCGGGCGGCGGACTGCCCGACCAAGTTCTCGGAGCCGTACTGCGGCATCGCGCCTTTGCCCCCTTCGTCGACCATATGCTGAAGGAATCCGGGCTCTCGGTCGTCGGACCGGACGGAAGCCCTCTCGGCCTGCAGGAATTCCTCGAGAAGTCGGCTACGGCCGTCGCAGAGAAACCCGGCGACGCTCCGGTTCCGGCGATGCAGCCTGCGGCTCTCGACACCTCCGGCACCGCCGAAGCCGCACCGGAGTAA
- a CDS encoding PspA/IM30 family protein, with amino-acid sequence MVRDNQQAVLAILRLTASESASKAFRELRRRIATGVARVMNDPVIEQTRSQVRVLGEVYQSLRDSGVPSQYAGPCVAVALKRLASGLGPPEESGFSIPLDAKGFALKSVDTVSVATVDGRVLCSFVHEGYENSNAVTVGRGELTEIDGIWFLRQITSIETKHLLQPRSNDMSENMMSRVSRLIAGLGSAVIDAAEQSAPIATLRENVRQLEKERENVRNDVGRLEAERVRIRRRVGQLEAEDMALDEKIRVAIEEGRDELAARGLGRQEDIVAQLDPLKLRQAELEAEIEEGKRALNALGATIRDLESEISAFEASERSAGGTDQGMRTNLSPAQRAERAADRAMSVSARITGVPKDNGANDTDLAELDDLVRKKRIQDKLAALKKDIAAGS; translated from the coding sequence ATGGTTCGGGACAACCAACAAGCGGTACTGGCAATACTGAGACTGACAGCAAGCGAAAGCGCTTCCAAGGCATTTCGCGAATTGCGCCGCCGCATCGCTACAGGCGTTGCACGGGTCATGAACGACCCGGTGATCGAACAGACACGCAGCCAGGTCCGCGTGCTTGGGGAAGTCTATCAAAGCCTGCGCGACTCCGGTGTCCCGTCCCAATATGCCGGCCCCTGCGTCGCCGTCGCCCTCAAGCGGCTGGCAAGTGGACTCGGCCCACCCGAGGAATCCGGTTTTTCCATTCCCCTCGATGCCAAGGGATTCGCGCTGAAGAGCGTCGACACGGTCTCCGTAGCGACCGTCGACGGGCGTGTCCTCTGCAGCTTTGTCCATGAGGGATACGAAAACAGTAATGCCGTGACGGTAGGGCGTGGAGAGCTCACCGAAATCGACGGCATCTGGTTCCTCAGACAGATCACCTCCATCGAAACAAAACATCTGCTTCAGCCAAGGAGTAACGACATGAGCGAGAACATGATGAGCCGGGTGAGCCGGCTGATTGCCGGCCTCGGATCCGCGGTCATCGACGCCGCGGAACAGAGCGCACCAATCGCAACCTTGCGCGAGAACGTTCGCCAGCTCGAGAAGGAACGGGAAAACGTTCGCAACGACGTCGGCCGCCTCGAAGCCGAGCGGGTCCGCATCCGTCGCAGGGTCGGACAGCTCGAAGCCGAGGATATGGCGCTGGACGAGAAGATCCGCGTCGCGATCGAGGAAGGGCGGGATGAGCTGGCGGCACGCGGCCTCGGACGTCAGGAAGATATCGTAGCCCAGCTCGATCCCTTGAAACTGCGTCAGGCCGAACTCGAAGCCGAGATTGAGGAAGGCAAGCGGGCCCTGAACGCCCTTGGTGCCACGATCCGCGATCTTGAGTCGGAAATCTCCGCTTTCGAGGCGAGCGAGCGCAGCGCCGGCGGTACAGACCAGGGAATGAGAACAAATCTCTCGCCGGCGCAGCGGGCCGAGCGGGCGGCCGACCGGGCGATGTCCGTGTCCGCACGCATCACGGGCGTACCCAAGGATAACGGGGCAAACGACACCGACCTCGCCGAACTTGACGACCTGGTTCGCAAGAAGCGCATTCAGGACAAGCTCGCTGCCCTCAAGAAAGACATCGCGGCGGGCTCATGA
- a CDS encoding MFS transporter, whose product MSEPHISAEAAPAPHPYRWAMLFGVWLIYFAFGLTISALAPMVGPITSDLGLSHGAMGTVLGAWPFVYIGAAVPCGILLDRIGARKALLLAAVIMAVSGLARAAAVDHLTLFLAVGIFGFGGPLISIGAPKIIAEWFEGKERGFAMGIYITGPAMGGILSLSLTNAVVLPLHGGDWRMVVTDYALITAASGLIWLLIAQHAEARAREAAEKAAPRRSQIEVFKDLMANPVVRIILAMSVGIFFFNHGTNNWLPEILKSSGMSAVEAGYWAALPTVVGVFGSLTIPRLATPERRAAILGGLFVLAGACTLLLQLGEGPGLFVALVCQGLARGSMMTIALLFLVEARGVGSKNAGSAGGLFFSAAEIGGVSGPVAIGVIHDVTGGFTASLWVLRGICLALPGGLLVIRRVMREEPAA is encoded by the coding sequence GTGTCAGAGCCCCATATCTCCGCCGAGGCGGCACCGGCCCCGCATCCTTATCGCTGGGCCATGCTGTTCGGCGTCTGGCTGATCTATTTCGCCTTCGGCCTGACGATCAGCGCGTTGGCGCCGATGGTCGGCCCGATCACGAGCGATCTCGGCCTCAGCCACGGCGCGATGGGAACCGTGCTGGGCGCCTGGCCCTTCGTCTATATCGGTGCCGCTGTGCCCTGCGGTATCCTGCTCGACCGGATCGGCGCGCGGAAGGCGCTGCTGCTCGCGGCGGTCATCATGGCGGTCTCGGGCCTCGCGCGCGCGGCCGCCGTCGACCACCTGACCTTGTTCCTCGCTGTCGGCATCTTCGGTTTTGGTGGCCCGCTGATCTCCATCGGCGCGCCGAAGATCATCGCCGAATGGTTCGAGGGCAAGGAACGCGGCTTCGCCATGGGGATCTACATCACCGGGCCGGCGATGGGCGGCATCCTCTCGCTCAGCCTGACCAACGCCGTGGTGCTGCCGCTCCACGGTGGCGACTGGCGCATGGTGGTGACGGACTACGCCCTGATCACCGCCGCTTCCGGCCTGATCTGGCTGCTGATCGCCCAGCATGCCGAGGCCCGCGCCCGCGAGGCGGCGGAAAAGGCGGCGCCGAGGCGCTCCCAGATCGAAGTTTTCAAGGACCTGATGGCGAACCCGGTGGTGCGGATCATCCTTGCCATGAGCGTCGGTATCTTCTTCTTCAATCACGGCACCAACAACTGGCTGCCGGAAATTCTGAAATCGAGCGGCATGAGCGCGGTCGAGGCCGGCTACTGGGCAGCCTTGCCGACGGTGGTCGGGGTTTTCGGCTCGCTCACCATCCCGCGCCTCGCGACGCCGGAACGGCGCGCTGCGATCCTCGGCGGCCTCTTCGTGCTGGCGGGCGCCTGCACCCTCCTGCTGCAGCTGGGCGAGGGGCCGGGGCTCTTCGTCGCGCTGGTCTGCCAGGGCCTCGCGCGCGGTTCGATGATGACCATCGCGCTTCTGTTCCTCGTCGAGGCGCGCGGCGTTGGTTCAAAGAATGCGGGATCGGCTGGCGGGCTGTTCTTCTCAGCGGCGGAGATCGGCGGGGTCTCGGGCCCGGTCGCGATCGGGGTGATCCACGACGTGACAGGCGGCTTTACGGCCAGCCTCTGGGTGCTGAGGGGGATCTGTCTGGCGCTGCCGGGAGGCCTGCTTGTGATCCGCCGCGTGATGCGGGAAGAGCCGGCTGCCTGA
- a CDS encoding BaiN/RdsA family NAD(P)/FAD-dependent oxidoreductase, whose protein sequence is MRKFDCLIVGAGAAGMMCAAEAGRRGRSVLLVDHAKAPGEKIRISGGGRCNFTNLRTAPENFLSANPRFCISALRRYTQRDFIALVERYGIAYHEKTLGQLFCDESSKQIVEMLTTELRQAGARLELSTSVASIARLGSGFRVGLSSGEVEASSLVIATGGKSIPKMGATGFAYGVAEQFGIRVVPTRPGLVPLTFDPDTLEHLKALSGISVEAEVSCGKIRFAEGLLFTHRGLSGPSILQISSYWREGEEIRIDLAPGSEVSEVLLKAKTDNPKQAVQTALAGLLPKRLALAIAEEAGTLRPLGDTGDKALRALGERVNRWRVKPAGSEGYRTAEVTLGGIDTAALDQKTMEVKAVPGLFFVGEAVDVTGWLGGYNFQWAWSSGWSAGQAV, encoded by the coding sequence ATGCGCAAGTTCGATTGCCTGATCGTCGGCGCGGGCGCGGCCGGCATGATGTGCGCCGCCGAAGCGGGCCGGCGCGGCCGTTCGGTGCTGCTCGTCGACCACGCGAAGGCCCCGGGCGAAAAGATCCGGATTTCCGGCGGCGGGCGCTGCAATTTCACCAACCTGCGGACGGCGCCGGAAAACTTCCTTTCCGCCAATCCGCGCTTCTGCATCTCGGCGCTCCGCCGCTATACCCAGCGCGACTTCATCGCCCTCGTGGAGCGATACGGTATCGCCTATCACGAGAAGACCCTGGGGCAGCTCTTCTGCGATGAGTCCTCCAAACAGATCGTCGAGATGCTGACGACGGAACTGCGCCAGGCGGGCGCGCGGCTTGAGCTCTCGACGTCGGTCGCGAGCATCGCCCGTCTCGGCAGCGGGTTTCGCGTCGGGCTGTCCTCCGGCGAAGTGGAAGCGTCCTCGCTCGTCATTGCCACCGGCGGCAAATCGATCCCGAAGATGGGCGCGACGGGTTTCGCCTACGGCGTCGCGGAACAGTTCGGCATCAGGGTGGTGCCGACCCGCCCCGGCCTCGTCCCTCTCACCTTCGATCCGGATACGCTCGAGCACCTGAAAGCGCTCTCCGGCATCTCGGTCGAGGCCGAGGTCTCTTGCGGAAAGATCCGCTTCGCCGAAGGTCTACTCTTCACCCATCGCGGTCTCAGCGGCCCTTCGATCCTGCAGATCTCCTCCTACTGGCGCGAAGGCGAGGAAATCAGGATCGATCTCGCCCCGGGTTCCGAAGTCTCGGAGGTCCTGTTGAAGGCGAAGACAGACAATCCGAAGCAGGCGGTCCAGACCGCTCTCGCCGGCCTGCTGCCGAAACGCCTTGCTCTAGCGATCGCGGAAGAAGCCGGGACCCTCCGCCCGCTCGGCGATACCGGCGACAAGGCGCTCAGGGCACTGGGCGAGCGGGTCAACCGCTGGCGCGTGAAACCGGCCGGCTCCGAAGGCTACCGCACCGCCGAGGTCACTCTCGGCGGCATCGACACCGCCGCGCTCGACCAGAAGACGATGGAGGTGAAAGCTGTCCCAGGCCTCTTTTTCGTCGGCGAGGCGGTGGACGTCACCGGCTGGCTCGGCGGCTACAATTTTCAGTGGGCCTGGTCCAGCGGCTGGAGTGCTGGACAGGCGGTCTAG
- the der gene encoding ribosome biogenesis GTPase Der — MSFTVAIIGRPNVGKSTLFNRLVGKRIAIVDDQPGVTRDRREGEGRVGDLTFRLFDTAGLEDAENESLEGRMRLQTEAAVAEADAVLFVIDARAGVTPLDDHFARWLRRVKDKVILVANKCEGRAGAPGLYEAFGLGLGDPVPLSAEHGEGLGELYDALDAFAPEEAHDDYEALAADAEEPDDIIEESPDGAETWIDAKIPDTIRLAIVGRPNVGKSTFVNALLGEDRMLTGPEAGITRDAIESDWEFEGRPFKLFDTAGLRRRSRVVQRLEYLSGEDTRRAIQFAHVVVLMLDASTMLEKQDLTIARMVIEEGRALVIAANKWDIVENREKALGHLRDRLQTSLPQVKGIPYITISAERGRNLDKLLKAVVETYDTWNRRVSTSRLNRWLQDMTEMHPPPLAKGRRIKLRYMTQIKTRPPTFAAFVSQPTELPEAYIRYLVNGLREMFKLSAVPIRFYLRGSKNPYVKDE; from the coding sequence ATGAGTTTTACAGTCGCCATCATCGGCCGTCCCAATGTCGGCAAATCGACCCTGTTCAACCGGCTTGTCGGTAAGCGGATTGCCATCGTCGACGACCAGCCCGGGGTCACGCGCGACCGCCGCGAGGGCGAGGGCCGGGTCGGCGACCTGACCTTCCGGCTGTTCGATACCGCCGGTCTCGAGGATGCCGAGAACGAGAGCCTCGAAGGTCGTATGCGCCTGCAGACCGAGGCGGCCGTCGCCGAGGCCGATGCCGTGCTCTTCGTGATCGATGCCCGCGCCGGCGTGACGCCGCTGGACGATCATTTCGCCCGCTGGCTCAGGCGCGTGAAGGACAAGGTGATCCTCGTCGCCAACAAATGCGAGGGCAGGGCCGGAGCGCCGGGCCTCTACGAAGCCTTTGGGCTCGGCCTCGGCGATCCGGTGCCGCTCTCGGCCGAGCATGGCGAAGGGCTGGGCGAGCTCTACGACGCGCTCGACGCATTCGCGCCGGAAGAGGCGCATGACGATTACGAAGCCCTCGCTGCGGACGCCGAGGAACCGGACGACATCATCGAGGAGTCCCCGGACGGCGCGGAGACCTGGATCGACGCGAAGATTCCGGACACGATCCGGCTCGCCATCGTCGGTCGGCCGAATGTCGGCAAGTCTACTTTCGTGAACGCGTTGCTCGGCGAGGACCGGATGCTGACCGGTCCCGAGGCTGGTATCACCCGGGATGCGATCGAGAGTGACTGGGAGTTCGAGGGCCGGCCTTTCAAGCTGTTCGACACGGCAGGCCTGCGCCGGCGCTCCAGGGTGGTCCAGCGGCTTGAATATCTCTCCGGCGAGGACACGAGACGCGCCATCCAGTTCGCCCATGTCGTGGTGCTGATGCTGGACGCGAGCACGATGCTGGAGAAGCAGGACCTCACCATCGCCCGTATGGTGATCGAGGAGGGTCGTGCCCTCGTCATCGCGGCCAACAAGTGGGACATCGTCGAGAACCGGGAGAAGGCGCTCGGCCATCTGCGCGACCGCTTGCAGACTTCGCTGCCGCAGGTGAAGGGCATTCCCTACATCACCATCTCGGCCGAGCGCGGGCGCAATCTCGACAAGCTGCTGAAGGCGGTGGTCGAGACCTACGATACCTGGAACCGCCGGGTCTCCACTTCACGCCTGAACCGCTGGCTGCAGGACATGACGGAGATGCATCCGCCGCCGCTCGCCAAGGGCCGTCGGATCAAGCTGCGCTACATGACGCAGATCAAGACGCGGCCGCCGACCTTCGCCGCTTTCGTCAGCCAGCCGACCGAACTGCCGGAAGCCTATATCCGCTACCTGGTGAACGGGCTGCGCGAGATGTTCAAGCTCTCGGCGGTGCCGATCCGCTTCTACCTGCGCGGCAGCAAGAACCCCTACGTGAAGGACGAGTAG
- a CDS encoding zinc-dependent alcohol dehydrogenase family protein → MKAVLYEAFCEPPKLVTVPDPEPERHGVVLKVEATGVCRSDWHGWVGHDGDIELPHVPGHELAGTVAEIGRDVTRWKIGDRVTVPFVGGCGTCPECHAGHQQVCENQFQPGFTHWGSFAELVSIHKADLNLVALPEQVSFATAASFGCRFATSFRAVVDQGKVSAGQWVSVHGCGGVGLSAIMIAEAIGANVVAIDISDEKLALARKLGAVHTINAATVADVPEAVIELTNGGAHVSLDALGHPTTCFNSIKNLRKRGKHVQVGLMLAEHATPAVPMAKVIADELEILGSHGMQAHRYDAMLAMVISGKLSPDLLVGKEISLEESIEALMQMDSFQALGATVVTRF, encoded by the coding sequence ATGAAAGCCGTCCTCTACGAAGCCTTTTGCGAGCCGCCGAAACTGGTCACGGTTCCGGACCCAGAGCCGGAGCGCCACGGCGTCGTGCTCAAGGTCGAGGCGACCGGCGTCTGCCGCAGCGACTGGCACGGTTGGGTCGGACATGACGGCGATATCGAACTGCCGCATGTGCCAGGGCACGAACTCGCAGGCACGGTTGCCGAAATCGGCAGGGACGTCACCCGCTGGAAGATCGGCGACCGGGTGACGGTTCCCTTCGTCGGCGGCTGCGGAACCTGTCCCGAATGCCATGCCGGCCACCAGCAGGTCTGCGAGAACCAGTTCCAGCCCGGCTTCACCCATTGGGGTTCCTTCGCCGAACTGGTCTCGATCCACAAGGCGGACCTCAATCTCGTCGCCCTGCCGGAGCAGGTCAGTTTCGCGACCGCCGCCAGCTTCGGCTGTCGCTTCGCGACCTCTTTCCGCGCCGTGGTCGACCAAGGCAAGGTCTCGGCCGGTCAGTGGGTCTCGGTGCATGGCTGCGGCGGGGTCGGGCTTTCCGCCATCATGATCGCGGAGGCCATTGGGGCGAACGTCGTCGCCATCGACATTTCCGACGAGAAACTGGCGCTGGCGAGGAAGCTCGGCGCCGTGCACACGATCAATGCGGCGACGGTCGCGGACGTACCGGAAGCGGTGATCGAACTGACCAACGGCGGCGCGCATGTCTCGCTCGACGCCCTCGGCCATCCGACGACCTGCTTCAACTCGATCAAAAACCTGCGCAAGCGCGGCAAGCATGTGCAGGTCGGGCTGATGCTGGCGGAACATGCGACGCCGGCCGTGCCGATGGCGAAGGTGATCGCCGACGAACTCGAGATCCTCGGCAGCCACGGCATGCAGGCGCACCGCTACGACGCGATGCTCGCCATGGTGATCTCCGGCAAGCTCTCGCCGGATCTCCTGGTCGGCAAGGAGATCAGCCTTGAGGAGTCCATCGAGGCACTGATGCAGATGGACAGCTTCCAGGCGCTCGGCGCGACGGTCGTCACCCGGTTCTGA
- a CDS encoding OB-fold-containig protein — MNWELLLSPEARPFAVTLGIGLGLCLIEIVTFFVGFSLSEMVEGFFSGSPDLDIDADVDADIDADADGTGGEGIISSAFGLLNPSRVPFGMWLILALLSYGTVGFVGQSVFAAVLAPLPALIAGTAALFAALPVIRILSQGLGAILPDDHSEAITPGELVGHVGTLSVGPAEAASPGRAVVRDKYGNPHNVRVVPAEDGTVLQIAEQVLLVDLRSDGVFRASPAPEHLIDRKASDADR; from the coding sequence ATGAACTGGGAGCTGCTGCTCAGTCCCGAAGCGCGTCCCTTCGCCGTAACTCTTGGCATCGGATTGGGACTCTGCCTGATCGAGATCGTCACATTCTTCGTCGGCTTTTCGCTGTCGGAAATGGTGGAGGGCTTCTTCAGCGGCTCGCCGGATCTCGATATCGATGCGGATGTCGATGCAGATATCGACGCGGATGCGGACGGCACCGGGGGCGAGGGCATCATCTCCTCGGCCTTCGGCCTGCTCAATCCGAGCCGTGTGCCTTTCGGGATGTGGCTGATCCTGGCGTTGCTGTCGTATGGCACAGTCGGGTTCGTCGGGCAGTCCGTCTTCGCAGCCGTACTGGCCCCACTGCCTGCGCTCATCGCCGGTACGGCCGCGCTCTTCGCGGCGCTACCGGTGATCCGCATTCTTAGTCAGGGACTCGGAGCCATCCTGCCCGACGATCACTCCGAAGCGATCACGCCTGGAGAGCTTGTCGGCCATGTCGGAACTCTATCCGTCGGGCCCGCCGAAGCCGCAAGCCCTGGACGCGCTGTTGTTCGCGACAAGTACGGAAACCCTCACAACGTCCGTGTCGTTCCCGCCGAGGACGGAACGGTGCTCCAGATCGCCGAACAGGTTCTGCTCGTCGACCTGCGCAGCGATGGTGTGTTTCGCGCCAGTCCGGCACCCGAACACCTGATCGACCGCAAGGCGTCCGATGCCGATAGATAA